Below is a window of Streptomyces sp. NBC_01429 DNA.
TCGCTGACCCTGGCGATGGCCGCCGACCATGTCCGCGAGGGCATCCGCGTCAACTGCGTCAACCCCGGTACGGCGGACACCCCCTGGGTCGGCCGGCTGCTCGACCGCGCCGAGGACCCCGCGGCCGAGCGCGCCGCCCTCGAAGCGCGCCAGCCCACCGGACGGCTGGTCGGCGCGGCCGAGGTGGCGGCGGCCGTCGCCTATCTCGCCGGTCCGTCCGCCGCCGCTGTCACGGGCACGGCGCTCGCGGTCGACGGCGGCATGCAGGGACTGCGGCTGCGCCCCGCCGCCGCGCCGTAGGCCGCGCGGCCCGGTGGCCGCGGCCGGTTGGCCGCGGCCCGCTGGTCACGACCCAGGACGTCACAGCGCCGACTTGAGCCACATCTCGACGCTCGCGATATGAACGGTCGCCCAGGACCTGGCGGCCTCCGCGTCCCGGTCGCGGAGCGCCGAGAGGATCGCCCGGTGCTCGTGGAGCGTGCGGCTGACGGCGTCCTCCTGGGTCAGCCCGCGCCAGACCCGGGCCCGCGTGGTCGGTCCGGAGAGTCCGTCCAGGAGCGAGCAGAGGACCGTGTTGCCGCAGTGGCGCACGATCTCCCGGTGGAACTCCAGGTCCGCCGCCACCAGCGCCTCCACCGAGGGCTCCGGCCCCAGCGCGGCGAGCTGGGCGTCGAGCGAGTCCAGCTCCTCGTCGGTGATCCGGCCGCTGGCCATCGCCGTGGCGGCGGGCTCCAGGACGCGGCGTACGGCCAGGAACTCCAGCACCGTGTCGTCCCGGTGGAAGTCCACGACGAAGCCGATCGCCTCCAGCAGCAGCTGCGGGTCGAGGCTGGTGACGTACGTGCCGTCGCCCTGGCGTACGTCGAGGATGCGGATGAGCGAGAGCGCCCGCACCGCCTCGCGCAGCGAATTGCGGGACAGCCCCAGCTCGGCGGCGAGTTCGCTCTCCTTGGGGAGACGGTCGCCCGGCCGCAGCGCGCCGGAGACGATCATTCCCTTGATCTTCTCGATGGCCTCGTCGGTAACAGCCACGGGGACCTCCAGACATCCGATGTATCGGCCCCATTATGCGCGCCGCGAACGCGGATGAGGGACGCTCCCGTGGGGAGCGTCCCTCATATCGCGCCTACGGGGCGTCCCGGACGGGTACCGCCCGCGACGCCTCGCCGGTCAGGCCCGTTCGCCGAGCAACTCCGCGACCCTGGCGCGGATCGGGTCGGTGTCCAGGCCGCGGATGGTCAGGGTGGTACGGCGGCGCAGTACGTCGTCCGCGGTCTCGGCCCACTCGTGGTCCCTGGCGTAGACGACCTGCGCCCAGATCTCCGGGGCGTCCGGGTGGATCCGCTCGCCCAGCTCGGGGTATTCGTTCGCCAGCCGCACGATGTCGAAGGCCAGCGACCCGTAGTGGGTGGCGAGATGGCGGGCCGTGTCGACCGCCATGGACGGGCCCGTACCGCCGCCGTCGATCAGCAGCCGGTGCGCGACGGCGTTCGGGCTCGCGATGCCCGGCAGCGGAAGCTTCTTCGGCAGCTGGGAGACCGGCTCCATGCCCTGCCCGAGCGGATGCCCCGGCAGGGACTCCAGCTTCTTCAGGACGGTGCGGCCGATGTGGCGGAAGGTCGTCCACTTGCCGCCCGCGACCGACAGCATGCCGCCGCTGCCCTCCGTCACGACCGTCTCGCGCTTGGCCTTGGAGGTGTCGCCCGGGCCGCCGGGCAGGACGCGCAGCCCCGCGAAGGAGTAGGTGATCAGATCCCGGCTGAGCTGCTGGTCCCGTACGGAGAAGGCCGCCTCGTCCAGGATCTGGTGGATGTCCTTCTCGTTGACCGCGACGTCGCCGGGCTCGCCCTCGTACTCCTCGTCGGTCGTACCGAGCAGCAGCATGTCCTCCCAGGGGAGGGCGAAGGTGATGCGGTACTTGTCGATCGGCGTCGCCAGCGCGGCC
It encodes the following:
- a CDS encoding FadR/GntR family transcriptional regulator produces the protein MAVTDEAIEKIKGMIVSGALRPGDRLPKESELAAELGLSRNSLREAVRALSLIRILDVRQGDGTYVTSLDPQLLLEAIGFVVDFHRDDTVLEFLAVRRVLEPAATAMASGRITDEELDSLDAQLAALGPEPSVEALVAADLEFHREIVRHCGNTVLCSLLDGLSGPTTRARVWRGLTQEDAVSRTLHEHRAILSALRDRDAEAARSWATVHIASVEMWLKSAL